The following proteins come from a genomic window of Miscanthus floridulus cultivar M001 chromosome 2, ASM1932011v1, whole genome shotgun sequence:
- the LOC136540606 gene encoding probable L-type lectin-domain containing receptor kinase S.5: protein MEQENLIRTMQNLPGVPTQVDYAEIRKATKNFHDTMKLGKGGFGAVYRCTLPATASRMGQQSVEVAVKKFVQEDEHRRYDDFLAEVSIINRLRHKNIVPLIGWSYNKGELILIYEYMMNGSLDQHLFLKGGTAGQSQHQQEETSSIGTWQTRYSIAKDVATGLHYVHHEHEPMVLHRDIKASNIMVDSTFSARLGDFGIASTVAVDRSSVTGIAGTWGYIAPEYALTFRSTRQTDTYAFGVLILELVTGKKNGDVPPDDDHITDWVWRLHREERLLEAVDACMLTTEDAEDDQLRDGGVLLEAKRLLHLGLACTNPNPYNRPSMVEAVQVITKLAPPPEVPLERPTFMWPPQDWRARNSVYSTALSDCDESSTSTVETVHVSDSQEYALSIPTGGHGSISSTVATGSQCHGSATYRS from the exons ATGGAGCAGGAGAACCTCATCCGGACCATGCAGAACCTCCCTGGGGTGCCAACCCAGGTTGACTATGCCGAGATCAGAAAGGCCACGAAAAACTTCCATGACACAATGAAGCTGGGGAAGGGCGGATTTGGGGCTGTCTATAGGTGCACACTTCCTGCTACTGCTTCAAGGATGGGACAACAATCGGTGGAGGTCGCCGTGAAGAAGTTTGTGCAGGAAGATGAGCATCGACGCTACGACGATTTTCTGGCGGAAGTCAGCATCATTAACCGCCTTCGTCACAAGAACATTGTACCACTCATCG GTTGGTCCTACAACAAAGGGGAGCTCATATTGATCTACGAGTACATGATGAACGGTAGCTTGGATCAACATCTTTTTCTGAAAGGTGGCACCGCCGGGCAGAGCCAACATCAACAAGAGGAAACATCGTCTATCGGTACATGGCAAACCCGCTACAGCATTGCTAAGGACGTAGCCACCGGTCTGCACTATGTTCACCATGAGCATGAGCCAATGGTGCTACACCGTGACATCAAAGCAAGCAACATCATGGTCGACTCGACCTTCAGCGCGCGTCTCGGTGACTTCGGTATAGCTTCCACAGTCGCCGTAGACCGGAGCTCCGTCACCGGTATCGCCGGCACGTGGGGTTACATAGCGCCCGAGTACGCGTTGACCTTCAGGTCCACACGGCAGACCGATACCTACGCATTTGGAGTTCTCATCCTGGAGCTTGTTACAGGCAAGAAGAACGGCGACGTCCCACCGGACGACGACCACATCACTGACTGGGTCTGGCGCCTTCACCGGGAGGAGAGGTTGCTTGAGGCTGTGGACGCTTGCATGCTCACCACAGAAGACGCAGAGGACGACCAGCTGCGGGATGGCGGCGTCCTTCTGGAGGCTAAGCGTCTCCTGCACCTTGGCTTGGCCTGCACCAACCCGAACCCGTACAATCGCCCAAGTATGGTGGAGGCAGTGCAAGTCATTACCAAGTTAGCGCCACCACCGGAGGTTCCTCTTGAGAGACCCACATTCATGTGGCCCCCTCAAGATTGGCGCGCACGTAACTCTGTGTACAGCACGGCGTTAAGTGATTGCGATGAGAGCTCGACGAGCACGGTCGAGACGGTGCATGTCAGCGACAGCCAGGAGTATGCTCTGTCTATCCCCACTGGAGGACATGGCTCCATCAGTAGCACAGTGGCGACTGGGAGCCAGTGCCACGGTTCGGCTACGTACAGGAGCTGA